From a single Pelobacter seleniigenes DSM 18267 genomic region:
- a CDS encoding GSU3473 family protein, translating into MKNVATEAFGKEGILMKIQVILNGGQERFVDKDELQFLFLTRQVFSFKRSAGWVVVGRDQMRAGNKKMTGEDRRYHGKFSREHWY; encoded by the coding sequence ATGAAGAACGTGGCTACTGAGGCGTTCGGTAAGGAAGGAATACTGATGAAGATTCAGGTGATTCTTAACGGTGGACAGGAACGCTTTGTTGATAAAGACGAACTGCAGTTTCTGTTTTTAACCCGTCAGGTGTTCTCTTTCAAGCGTTCCGCCGGCTGGGTGGTGGTCGGTCGCGATCAAATGCGTGCCGGCAACAAGAAGATGACCGGCGAAGATCGCCGTTATCACGGTAAATTTTCACGCGAACACTGGTACTGA
- a CDS encoding DNA polymerase Y family protein, with the protein MERDILHLTVPAYAVAVARVADPALRGRPVAIAPGLSDRAIISSVSAEAGRDGVLAGMSVRQGRRLCPALLTLPPNPQLLGRADRALQKLAGQYSPLVENQPAGRLFLDLTGSRRLLGPGRDIAMRLERELETQLRLVATLGVAGNKLVSKIAAEYLERPGVCDILRGSEQTFIAPLPVRVLPGIGNVREQLLLRELNLRRVSELAALQLPQLRLVFGPFAPLVRQRALGQDLTPVLPPRRSPEISAESYLNRAENDAGILQAELCRLVEDCGLRLRRLGRACAELQLTIHYADGRQQSRTQQLRQAQNHDLLLYQAAAELFATLNNRRTRLKGLKLSCRQLENSGQQGHLFAASSPAPRQQALQQALDRIRSKYGMRSICSGRTLAV; encoded by the coding sequence ATGGAAAGGGATATTCTCCACCTGACCGTTCCCGCCTATGCCGTTGCCGTTGCCCGGGTGGCGGACCCCGCCTTACGCGGCCGACCGGTGGCGATTGCACCGGGACTGTCCGACCGAGCCATTATCAGCTCGGTCTCGGCCGAAGCCGGCCGCGACGGAGTCCTGGCCGGGATGAGCGTCCGCCAGGGCCGCCGCCTCTGCCCGGCGCTGCTCACCCTGCCGCCCAACCCGCAGCTGCTGGGTCGCGCCGACCGAGCCCTGCAAAAACTGGCCGGGCAGTATTCGCCGCTGGTGGAAAACCAGCCGGCGGGACGCCTGTTCCTTGATCTGACCGGCTCGCGCCGCCTGCTGGGGCCGGGTCGGGATATCGCCATGCGCCTGGAACGCGAACTGGAAACCCAACTGCGGCTGGTCGCAACCCTGGGCGTTGCCGGCAACAAACTGGTTTCCAAAATCGCCGCAGAATACCTGGAGCGACCCGGCGTCTGCGATATTCTGCGCGGGTCCGAACAAACCTTTATCGCCCCGCTGCCGGTCCGGGTACTGCCGGGCATCGGCAATGTCCGCGAACAGCTGCTGCTGCGCGAGCTCAACCTGCGCCGGGTCAGTGAATTGGCGGCATTGCAGCTCCCTCAACTGCGCCTGGTCTTCGGTCCCTTTGCCCCGCTCGTGCGGCAACGCGCCCTGGGCCAGGATCTGACGCCGGTGCTGCCGCCCCGGAGAAGCCCGGAGATCAGCGCCGAAAGCTACTTAAACCGCGCCGAAAACGACGCCGGCATACTCCAGGCCGAACTCTGCCGGCTGGTCGAGGACTGCGGCCTGCGCTTGCGACGGCTCGGTCGCGCCTGTGCCGAACTGCAGCTGACCATCCATTATGCCGACGGCAGGCAACAGAGCCGCACCCAACAACTGCGTCAGGCACAAAATCACGACCTGCTCCTCTATCAGGCTGCAGCTGAACTTTTTGCCACGCTGAACAACCGGCGAACCCGCCTCAAGGGGCTCAAACTGAGCTGCCGGCAATTGGAAAATTCCGGCCAGCAGGGACACCTGTTTGCCGCTTCGAGTCCGGCGCCGCGCCAGCAGGCGCTGCAACAGGCCCTCGACCGGATTCGCAGCAAATACGGCATGCGCAGCATTTGTTCAGGACGGACTCTGGCTGTATGA
- the lexA gene encoding transcriptional repressor LexA, whose product MSPLTPKQKAVYDYILEFTEQHGYPPSQQEIARAFGWSSLGTVQNYLVRLQREGVLSKDLNARRGLKTLQSQSSGIELPLVGRVAAGKPIEAVTTPDSIEVPPSMVGSGENFVLRVQGDSMIGDGILDGDYVVVRKQPQAHSGQTVVALIDGEATVKRLLHRETQIELHPANPAMEMLVIQPGQEFSIEGVVVGVIRHCR is encoded by the coding sequence ATGAGTCCGCTAACCCCCAAACAAAAAGCCGTTTACGACTATATTCTTGAATTTACCGAGCAGCACGGCTACCCGCCTTCCCAGCAGGAAATCGCCCGGGCCTTCGGCTGGAGCTCACTGGGAACGGTGCAAAATTATCTGGTCCGACTGCAACGAGAAGGCGTCCTGAGCAAAGACTTGAACGCCCGGCGTGGCCTGAAAACCCTGCAGTCGCAAAGTTCGGGGATCGAACTGCCTCTGGTCGGCCGAGTCGCTGCGGGCAAGCCGATTGAGGCCGTCACCACCCCGGACAGCATCGAAGTGCCGCCGTCGATGGTCGGCAGCGGGGAAAATTTTGTGCTCAGGGTCCAGGGCGATTCCATGATCGGCGACGGCATTCTGGATGGCGATTATGTCGTGGTCCGCAAACAGCCCCAGGCCCATTCCGGGCAGACCGTAGTGGCGCTGATCGACGGCGAAGCCACAGTCAAACGCCTGTTGCACCGGGAGACGCAGATCGAACTGCACCCGGCCAACCCGGCCATGGAAATGCTGGTTATTCAACCCGGCCAGGAGTTCAGTATCGAAGGTGTCGTGGTCGGGGTCATCCGTCATTGTCGCTGA
- a CDS encoding AAA family ATPase, with protein sequence MQRELVKGLLDPACYDHPVRQVELIETHISWVFLAGDFAYKLKKALDLGFLDFSTLARRKFFCAEELRLNRRFAADLYLEVITVGGDPANPRLRGEPVLDYLVKMKRFDQRQQLDRMLADGLLNASQLQSFAEKIAAVHRTAEVAAATDPQATVAAVIGPALENFAQLQTVPAARQLAGQIDRIEAWTRQTGAQLQSRFVARRAAGYVRECHGDLHLRNMAWLHGEPILFDCIEFSEELRWIDTISDIAFLVMDLDDRHEEELGWRFFDSYLQNSGDFGGLSLLRYYLVYRAMVRAKVSGLQLAQATTLAEEQGEGLARFASYVDLAETYIASPRPELILAHGLSGSGKTFFVNQLAPKIKAVVLHSDVERKRLRWLEPAAASSSPPGGGRYTPAARQQVYQHLHRQAGEILTAGFKVIVDATFLQRADRQLLLDLAVTCRVPVRILDFTVPVALLRERLRARAAVPGELSEADEAVLEFQLAHAEPLSAAEEELAIKVAAGTGVDAVAEALLK encoded by the coding sequence ATGCAGCGTGAACTGGTGAAAGGGTTGCTTGATCCCGCCTGCTACGATCATCCGGTCAGGCAGGTCGAACTGATCGAGACTCATATCTCCTGGGTCTTCCTGGCCGGAGACTTTGCCTACAAATTGAAAAAAGCCCTCGACCTCGGTTTTCTCGATTTTTCCACCCTGGCCCGGCGAAAATTTTTCTGCGCGGAAGAGTTGCGGCTGAACCGGCGCTTTGCCGCTGATTTATATCTTGAGGTGATCACTGTCGGTGGTGACCCGGCGAACCCACGGCTGCGGGGCGAACCGGTGCTCGATTACCTGGTGAAAATGAAACGTTTCGATCAGCGGCAACAGCTGGATCGCATGTTGGCCGACGGCCTGCTGAACGCTTCCCAGCTGCAGTCCTTTGCTGAAAAGATCGCCGCGGTCCATCGTACTGCCGAGGTTGCTGCCGCAACCGACCCGCAGGCCACTGTCGCGGCAGTGATCGGTCCGGCCCTGGAGAATTTCGCCCAGCTTCAGACCGTTCCGGCGGCCCGGCAGCTGGCAGGCCAGATCGACCGGATTGAGGCCTGGACCCGGCAGACTGGCGCACAGCTCCAGTCCCGGTTTGTTGCACGGCGGGCCGCTGGCTATGTCCGCGAATGCCACGGGGACCTGCATTTGCGCAACATGGCCTGGCTGCATGGGGAGCCGATCCTGTTCGACTGCATCGAATTCAGTGAGGAATTGCGCTGGATCGATACCATTAGCGACATCGCTTTCCTGGTCATGGACCTTGATGATCGACATGAAGAAGAACTTGGCTGGCGATTTTTCGATAGTTACCTGCAGAACTCTGGAGACTTCGGCGGGTTGTCGTTGTTGCGTTATTACCTGGTTTATCGGGCCATGGTGCGGGCCAAGGTCAGTGGTCTGCAACTGGCCCAGGCCACGACACTGGCCGAGGAGCAAGGGGAGGGGTTGGCCCGTTTTGCCAGCTATGTCGATCTGGCGGAAACCTATATTGCGTCACCGCGGCCGGAGCTGATTCTGGCCCACGGCCTGAGCGGGTCCGGAAAAACTTTTTTCGTCAATCAGCTGGCCCCCAAAATAAAAGCGGTGGTGCTGCATTCGGATGTGGAACGCAAGCGCTTGCGATGGCTTGAACCGGCAGCGGCCAGTTCCTCTCCACCGGGCGGCGGCCGCTATACGCCCGCTGCCCGACAGCAGGTTTATCAGCACCTGCATCGCCAGGCCGGGGAGATCCTCACCGCCGGCTTCAAGGTGATAGTCGATGCAACCTTTTTGCAGCGGGCAGACCGTCAGCTGCTGTTGGACCTGGCGGTGACCTGCCGGGTACCGGTACGGATTCTGGATTTTACCGTGCCGGTTGCGCTCTTGCGCGAGCGGCTGCGGGCCAGGGCGGCAGTCCCCGGCGAACTGTCGGAAGCGGATGAAGCAGTGCTTGAATTTCAGCTGGCCCATGCGGAGCCGTTAAGCGCCGCGGAAGAAGAGTTGGCCATCAAGGTGGCTGCCGGGACCGGAGTTGATGCTGTTGCCGAGGCCTTGCTAAAATAA